A single Hippopotamus amphibius kiboko isolate mHipAmp2 chromosome 5, mHipAmp2.hap2, whole genome shotgun sequence DNA region contains:
- the ZNF34 gene encoding zinc finger protein 34 isoform X1, producing the protein MAALHLSVLPQPRAQPEPCLGLQQPLLFQAEVTFEDVAVLLSREEWGRLGPAQKGLYRDVMLETYRNLVSLGAGPAGSKPEVIAQLERGDEPWVLDMWGRERLTVDGSAHETRTENQELTSGELLYGEELDRLRGCCLQVPEPGEAREHVSEPEGSLGRPEQKGPRPVTPDNMESGLESGGNLGLGSSPVPDQRPHKCDICEQSFEQRSYLNNHKRVHRSKKTNIVHDSGEIFTANLVVKEDQKIPIGKKLHYCGCCGKAFRYSANLVKHQRLHSEEKPYKCDECGKAFRQSCELISHRRMHSGEIPYRCDQCGKTFNQRPNLMKHQRIHTGEKPYKCGECGKHFSAYSSLIYHQRIHTGEKPYKCNDCGKAFSDGSILIRHRRTHTGEKPYECKECGKGFTQSSNLIQHQRIHTGEKPYKCNECEKAFIQKTKLVEHQRSHTGEKPYECNDCGKVFSQSTHLIQHQRIHTGEKPYKCSECGKAFHNSSRLIHHQRSHHGEKPYKCTDCKKAFSQGTYLLQHRRIHTGEKPYTCGECGKAFRHSSNMSQHQRIHLREDFSP; encoded by the exons ATGGCAGCTTTGCATCTGTCTGTCCTGCCCCAG cccagggcccagcctgaGCCATGCCTGGGCCTGCAGCAGCCCCTGTTGTTCCAGGCTGAAGTGACCTTCGAGGATGTGGCCGTGCTCCTCTCCAGGGAGGAGTGGGGCCGCCTGGGCCCTGCTCAGAAGGGGCTCTACAGGGATGTGATGCTGGAAACCTACAGGAACCTGGTCTCTCTGG GAGCTGGACCTGCAGGCTCCAAGCCGGAGGTGATTGCACAGTTGGAGCGAGGGGATGAGCCGTGGGTGCTGGACATGTGGGGGAGAGAACGACTGACTGTTGATGGCTCAG CTCATGAGACCAGGACTGAGAACCAGGAGTTGACTTCAGGCGAGCTGCTGTATGGGGAAGAACTGGACCGACTCAGGGGGTGTTGTCTGCAGGTACCTGAGCCAGGAGAAGCCCGTGAGCATGTCAGTGAGCCAGAGGGGAgcctgggcaggcctgagcagaAGGGCCCCAGGCCAGTCACACCAGACAACATGGAGAGCGGCCTAGAGTCTGGGGGAAACCTTGGGTTGGGGTCAAGCCCTGTCCCTGATCAAAGACCTCATAAATGTGATATATGTGAGCAAAGTTTTGAACAGAGATCATACCTTAATAACCATAAGCGTGTACACAggtccaaaaaaacaaacatagttCATGATTCAGGGGAAATTTTCACGGCAAATTTAGTTGTTAAAGAAGATCAGAAAATTCCTATTGGGAAAAAATTGCATTATTGTGGTTgctgtgggaaagccttcaggtACAGTGCTAACCTTGTCAAGCACCAGCGGCTGCACAGTGAAGAGAAGCCCTACAAATGCGAcgagtgtgggaaggccttccGCCAGAGCTGTGAGCTCATCAGCCACCGCAGGATGCACTCGGGGGAGATCCCCTACCGCTGCGACCAGTGCGGGAAGACCTTCAATCAGAGGCCCAACCTCATGAAACATCAGAGGATCCACACCGGGGAGAAGCCCTACAAGTGTGGCGAGTGTGGGAAGCACTTCAGTGCCTACTCTTCCCTCATTTATCACCAGAGgatccacactggagagaagccctacaAGTGCAACGactgtgggaaggccttcagtGATGGCTCAATTCTCATCCGACATCGTCggactcacactggagagaagccgtATGAGTGCAAAGAATGTGGCAAAGGCTTTACCCAGAGTTCTAATCTTATCCAACATCAaagaattcacactggagaaaaaccctataaatgtaatgaatgtgagAAAGCCTTCATCCAAAAAACCAAACTTGTCGAACATCAGAGaagtcacactggagagaagccctatgaGTGTAATGATTGTGGCAAAGTCTTCAGCCAGAGCACCCACCTCATCCAGCATCAGAGGatccacacaggagagaagccctacaagtgcagtgagtgtgggaaggccttccACAACAGTTCCAGGCTCATCCACCATCAGAGGTCACACCATGGAGAGAAGCCATACAAGTGCACTGATTGCAAGAAAGCCTTCAGCCAGGGCACGTACCTCCTGCAGCACCGGAGgatccacactggggagaagccctacACATGTGGTGAGTGCGGCAAGGCCTTCCGGCACAGCTCCAACATGTCCCAGCATCAGAGGATTCACCTCCGGGAAGACTTTTCCCCATGA
- the RPL8 gene encoding 60S ribosomal protein L8, translating to MGRVIRGQRKGAGSVFRAHVKHRKGAARLRAVDFAERHGYIKGIVKDIIHDPGRGAPLAKVVFRDPYRFKKRTELFIAAEGIHTGQFVYCGKKAQLNIGNVLPVGTMPEGTIVCCLEEKPGDRGKLARASGNYATVISHNPETKKTRVKLPSGSKKVISSANRAVVGVVAGGGRIDKPILKAGRAYHKYKAKRNCWPRVRGVAMNPVEHPFGGGNHQHIGKPSTIRRDAPAGRKVGLIAARRTGRLRGTKTVQEKEN from the exons ATGGGCCGCGTGATCCGTGGGCAGAGGAAGGGTGCCGGCTCCGTGTTCCGTGCGCACGTGAAGCATCGAAAGGGCGCCGCGCGTCTGCGCGCCGTGGACTTTGCCGAGCGACACGGCTACATCAAGGGCATCGTGAAG GATATCATCCACGACCCGGGCCGCGGCGCTCCCCTTGCCAAGGTGGTCTTCCGGGATCCGTACCGTTTTAAGAAGCGGACGGAGCTGTTCATCGCCGCCGAGGGCATCCACACCGGCCAGTTCGTGTACTGCGGCAAGAAGG CCCAGCTCAACATTGGCAATGTGCTCCCGGTGGGTACCATGCCCGAGGGCACTATCGTGTGTTGTCTGGAGGAGAAGCCTGGTGACCGGGGCAAGCTGGCCAGAGCCTCTGGGAACTATGCCACTGTCATCTCTCATAACCCCGAGACAAAGAAGACCAGGGTGAAGCTGCCTTCGGGCTCCAAGAAAGTCATCTCTTCTGCCAACAGAGCTGTGGTTG GTGTGGTGGCTGGAGGTGGTCGCATTGACAAGCCTATTCTGAAGGCTGGCCGTGCCTACCACAAGTATAAGGCAAAGAGGAATTGCTGGCCACGCGTGCGGGGAGTGGCCATGAAC CCTGTCGAGCATCCCTTTGGAGGTGGCAACCACCAGCACATCGGCAAACCCTCTACCATCCGCAGAGATGCCCCTGCTGGCCGGAAAGTGGGTCTCATTGCTGCCCGCCGGACTGGGCGTCTCCGGGGAACCAAGACTGTGCAGGAAAAAGAGAACTAG
- the ZNF34 gene encoding zinc finger protein 34 isoform X3, producing the protein MWGRERLTVDGSAHETRTENQELTSGELLYGEELDRLRGCCLQVPEPGEAREHVSEPEGSLGRPEQKGPRPVTPDNMESGLESGGNLGLGSSPVPDQRPHKCDICEQSFEQRSYLNNHKRVHRSKKTNIVHDSGEIFTANLVVKEDQKIPIGKKLHYCGCCGKAFRYSANLVKHQRLHSEEKPYKCDECGKAFRQSCELISHRRMHSGEIPYRCDQCGKTFNQRPNLMKHQRIHTGEKPYKCGECGKHFSAYSSLIYHQRIHTGEKPYKCNDCGKAFSDGSILIRHRRTHTGEKPYECKECGKGFTQSSNLIQHQRIHTGEKPYKCNECEKAFIQKTKLVEHQRSHTGEKPYECNDCGKVFSQSTHLIQHQRIHTGEKPYKCSECGKAFHNSSRLIHHQRSHHGEKPYKCTDCKKAFSQGTYLLQHRRIHTGEKPYTCGECGKAFRHSSNMSQHQRIHLREDFSP; encoded by the exons ATGTGGGGGAGAGAACGACTGACTGTTGATGGCTCAG CTCATGAGACCAGGACTGAGAACCAGGAGTTGACTTCAGGCGAGCTGCTGTATGGGGAAGAACTGGACCGACTCAGGGGGTGTTGTCTGCAGGTACCTGAGCCAGGAGAAGCCCGTGAGCATGTCAGTGAGCCAGAGGGGAgcctgggcaggcctgagcagaAGGGCCCCAGGCCAGTCACACCAGACAACATGGAGAGCGGCCTAGAGTCTGGGGGAAACCTTGGGTTGGGGTCAAGCCCTGTCCCTGATCAAAGACCTCATAAATGTGATATATGTGAGCAAAGTTTTGAACAGAGATCATACCTTAATAACCATAAGCGTGTACACAggtccaaaaaaacaaacatagttCATGATTCAGGGGAAATTTTCACGGCAAATTTAGTTGTTAAAGAAGATCAGAAAATTCCTATTGGGAAAAAATTGCATTATTGTGGTTgctgtgggaaagccttcaggtACAGTGCTAACCTTGTCAAGCACCAGCGGCTGCACAGTGAAGAGAAGCCCTACAAATGCGAcgagtgtgggaaggccttccGCCAGAGCTGTGAGCTCATCAGCCACCGCAGGATGCACTCGGGGGAGATCCCCTACCGCTGCGACCAGTGCGGGAAGACCTTCAATCAGAGGCCCAACCTCATGAAACATCAGAGGATCCACACCGGGGAGAAGCCCTACAAGTGTGGCGAGTGTGGGAAGCACTTCAGTGCCTACTCTTCCCTCATTTATCACCAGAGgatccacactggagagaagccctacaAGTGCAACGactgtgggaaggccttcagtGATGGCTCAATTCTCATCCGACATCGTCggactcacactggagagaagccgtATGAGTGCAAAGAATGTGGCAAAGGCTTTACCCAGAGTTCTAATCTTATCCAACATCAaagaattcacactggagaaaaaccctataaatgtaatgaatgtgagAAAGCCTTCATCCAAAAAACCAAACTTGTCGAACATCAGAGaagtcacactggagagaagccctatgaGTGTAATGATTGTGGCAAAGTCTTCAGCCAGAGCACCCACCTCATCCAGCATCAGAGGatccacacaggagagaagccctacaagtgcagtgagtgtgggaaggccttccACAACAGTTCCAGGCTCATCCACCATCAGAGGTCACACCATGGAGAGAAGCCATACAAGTGCACTGATTGCAAGAAAGCCTTCAGCCAGGGCACGTACCTCCTGCAGCACCGGAGgatccacactggggagaagccctacACATGTGGTGAGTGCGGCAAGGCCTTCCGGCACAGCTCCAACATGTCCCAGCATCAGAGGATTCACCTCCGGGAAGACTTTTCCCCATGA
- the ZNF34 gene encoding zinc finger protein 34 isoform X2 gives MAALHLSVLPQAEVTFEDVAVLLSREEWGRLGPAQKGLYRDVMLETYRNLVSLGAGPAGSKPEVIAQLERGDEPWVLDMWGRERLTVDGSAHETRTENQELTSGELLYGEELDRLRGCCLQVPEPGEAREHVSEPEGSLGRPEQKGPRPVTPDNMESGLESGGNLGLGSSPVPDQRPHKCDICEQSFEQRSYLNNHKRVHRSKKTNIVHDSGEIFTANLVVKEDQKIPIGKKLHYCGCCGKAFRYSANLVKHQRLHSEEKPYKCDECGKAFRQSCELISHRRMHSGEIPYRCDQCGKTFNQRPNLMKHQRIHTGEKPYKCGECGKHFSAYSSLIYHQRIHTGEKPYKCNDCGKAFSDGSILIRHRRTHTGEKPYECKECGKGFTQSSNLIQHQRIHTGEKPYKCNECEKAFIQKTKLVEHQRSHTGEKPYECNDCGKVFSQSTHLIQHQRIHTGEKPYKCSECGKAFHNSSRLIHHQRSHHGEKPYKCTDCKKAFSQGTYLLQHRRIHTGEKPYTCGECGKAFRHSSNMSQHQRIHLREDFSP, from the exons ATGGCAGCTTTGCATCTGTCTGTCCTGCCCCAG GCTGAAGTGACCTTCGAGGATGTGGCCGTGCTCCTCTCCAGGGAGGAGTGGGGCCGCCTGGGCCCTGCTCAGAAGGGGCTCTACAGGGATGTGATGCTGGAAACCTACAGGAACCTGGTCTCTCTGG GAGCTGGACCTGCAGGCTCCAAGCCGGAGGTGATTGCACAGTTGGAGCGAGGGGATGAGCCGTGGGTGCTGGACATGTGGGGGAGAGAACGACTGACTGTTGATGGCTCAG CTCATGAGACCAGGACTGAGAACCAGGAGTTGACTTCAGGCGAGCTGCTGTATGGGGAAGAACTGGACCGACTCAGGGGGTGTTGTCTGCAGGTACCTGAGCCAGGAGAAGCCCGTGAGCATGTCAGTGAGCCAGAGGGGAgcctgggcaggcctgagcagaAGGGCCCCAGGCCAGTCACACCAGACAACATGGAGAGCGGCCTAGAGTCTGGGGGAAACCTTGGGTTGGGGTCAAGCCCTGTCCCTGATCAAAGACCTCATAAATGTGATATATGTGAGCAAAGTTTTGAACAGAGATCATACCTTAATAACCATAAGCGTGTACACAggtccaaaaaaacaaacatagttCATGATTCAGGGGAAATTTTCACGGCAAATTTAGTTGTTAAAGAAGATCAGAAAATTCCTATTGGGAAAAAATTGCATTATTGTGGTTgctgtgggaaagccttcaggtACAGTGCTAACCTTGTCAAGCACCAGCGGCTGCACAGTGAAGAGAAGCCCTACAAATGCGAcgagtgtgggaaggccttccGCCAGAGCTGTGAGCTCATCAGCCACCGCAGGATGCACTCGGGGGAGATCCCCTACCGCTGCGACCAGTGCGGGAAGACCTTCAATCAGAGGCCCAACCTCATGAAACATCAGAGGATCCACACCGGGGAGAAGCCCTACAAGTGTGGCGAGTGTGGGAAGCACTTCAGTGCCTACTCTTCCCTCATTTATCACCAGAGgatccacactggagagaagccctacaAGTGCAACGactgtgggaaggccttcagtGATGGCTCAATTCTCATCCGACATCGTCggactcacactggagagaagccgtATGAGTGCAAAGAATGTGGCAAAGGCTTTACCCAGAGTTCTAATCTTATCCAACATCAaagaattcacactggagaaaaaccctataaatgtaatgaatgtgagAAAGCCTTCATCCAAAAAACCAAACTTGTCGAACATCAGAGaagtcacactggagagaagccctatgaGTGTAATGATTGTGGCAAAGTCTTCAGCCAGAGCACCCACCTCATCCAGCATCAGAGGatccacacaggagagaagccctacaagtgcagtgagtgtgggaaggccttccACAACAGTTCCAGGCTCATCCACCATCAGAGGTCACACCATGGAGAGAAGCCATACAAGTGCACTGATTGCAAGAAAGCCTTCAGCCAGGGCACGTACCTCCTGCAGCACCGGAGgatccacactggggagaagccctacACATGTGGTGAGTGCGGCAAGGCCTTCCGGCACAGCTCCAACATGTCCCAGCATCAGAGGATTCACCTCCGGGAAGACTTTTCCCCATGA